A DNA window from Paenibacillus sp. HWE-109 contains the following coding sequences:
- a CDS encoding FadR/GntR family transcriptional regulator: MRIQTIEKQNIVDEVYDQMKTNIVSGSWKPGDKIPSENQLCQMFNVSRVSVRSAIQKLRAIGIIQTRQGQGSFVSQSINDNMVDNFIPKMNLSEKEILDMSEFRETIEFKCIELAVQRADEEDMLQIENALNKMIANKDDYKKYSEADFEFHLAIAKASKNDILFMVMKNTKDVFYHYLEELNRVLGVNEESLQGHIEQFQSLRNRDSARVKANIKQGMDENMLKIRERMGR; this comes from the coding sequence TTGCGTATCCAAACAATCGAAAAGCAAAATATCGTGGACGAGGTCTATGATCAGATGAAAACGAATATTGTATCCGGTTCATGGAAACCAGGAGACAAGATTCCTTCAGAGAATCAATTGTGTCAAATGTTTAATGTAAGCCGGGTGAGTGTAAGAAGTGCGATTCAAAAGTTAAGAGCGATCGGCATTATTCAAACACGCCAAGGCCAGGGGTCCTTTGTGTCCCAATCGATCAACGATAATATGGTCGACAATTTCATTCCCAAAATGAATTTGAGCGAGAAAGAGATTCTCGACATGTCGGAATTTCGTGAGACGATTGAATTCAAATGCATTGAACTTGCTGTTCAAAGAGCCGATGAGGAAGATATGCTTCAGATTGAGAACGCTCTCAACAAAATGATTGCAAACAAAGATGATTACAAGAAGTACTCAGAGGCTGATTTTGAGTTTCATCTTGCCATTGCGAAGGCTTCCAAGAATGATATTCTTTTTATGGTGATGAAAAACACCAAGGATGTATTTTATCATTATTTGGAGGAGTTGAACCGGGTCTTGGGGGTTAATGAAGAAAGTTTGCAAGGGCATATTGAGCAATTTCAGTCGCTGCGGAATAGAGATAGTGCAAGAGTCAAAGCTAATATTAAACAGGGCATGGACGAGAATATGCTTAAAATCCGGGAAAGAATGGGCCGTTAA
- a CDS encoding NAD(P)-binding domain-containing protein: MSMNIGILGAGNVGKILGEGFVQSGHRVLISSREPHNSKHISWKQEVGESGGIGWGHRPTVIAGKSYRQNTPYHQR, encoded by the coding sequence ATGAGTATGAACATTGGCATTCTAGGTGCTGGAAATGTAGGTAAAATTCTAGGAGAGGGTTTTGTTCAATCAGGTCATCGCGTTCTTATCAGCAGCCGAGAACCGCATAACTCAAAGCATATTTCTTGGAAGCAAGAGGTTGGCGAATCCGGAGGCATCGGCTGGGGTCATCGTCCAACAGTTATTGCCGGAAAGTCATATCGTCAAAACACTCCATACCATCAGCGATAA
- a CDS encoding PadR family transcriptional regulator: MSENKITSDLLRGHTDTMILRLLSEADRYGYEIVKLIAERSGGEYELKEATMYSSVRRLETDGDIEWYWGDESQGGRRKYFRITDKGKVAYARNKSNWEYSKRVLENLL, encoded by the coding sequence ATGAGCGAGAACAAAATTACATCCGACCTGCTGCGCGGACATACCGATACGATGATTTTACGGCTCTTATCCGAAGCTGACCGCTACGGGTACGAGATTGTTAAACTGATCGCCGAGCGCTCGGGCGGCGAGTATGAATTAAAGGAAGCCACGATGTACTCCAGCGTCCGGCGGCTTGAGACAGACGGTGATATCGAGTGGTATTGGGGTGACGAATCTCAGGGCGGACGACGCAAATATTTTAGAATTACCGATAAGGGCAAAGTTGCTTACGCCCGCAACAAAAGTAATTGGGAGTATTCGAAGCGCGTACTAGAAAATCTATTATAA
- a CDS encoding enolase C-terminal domain-like protein gives MIMIRDVKAILTAPEGINLVVVKIETSEPGLYGLGCATFTQRYLTVASAIEDHLKPFLIGKDVQRIEDIWQTAMVSGYWRNGPEFNNALSGVDMALWDIKGKIAGLPVYQLLGGKCREGAAIYKHADGGSKEEVETNVRACLEEGYRYVRCQMGLYGGRDHKIVKPDNALDGVYYDPKVYMRGIVEMFEHLRSTIGWEAELIHDIHERLTPIDAVGFAKQLEKFQLFYLEDALPPEQIEWFKLIRQHTTTPIAMGELFNNPNEWMPLISGRLIDYIRIHVSQIGGITPAKKMISLCEAYGIRTAWHGPGDVSPVGHAANVHLDVSSINFGIQEWNGFKDEIHEVFSGIPEARNGYVYPNEKPGLGIDIDEKVAAKFPCENVVPAWTLARLPDGTSARP, from the coding sequence ATGATTATGATCCGCGATGTTAAAGCAATACTGACCGCTCCAGAGGGGATTAATTTGGTTGTGGTGAAAATTGAAACCTCGGAGCCCGGCTTGTATGGCCTCGGCTGCGCAACATTTACACAGCGTTATTTGACCGTAGCTTCAGCTATAGAAGATCACTTGAAGCCGTTCTTGATTGGTAAGGATGTGCAGCGAATCGAAGATATATGGCAGACGGCCATGGTCAGCGGCTATTGGAGAAATGGACCGGAATTCAATAATGCCTTATCCGGGGTAGATATGGCCTTGTGGGATATAAAAGGGAAAATCGCGGGACTGCCGGTGTATCAGCTGCTTGGCGGGAAGTGCCGGGAAGGAGCTGCCATATATAAACATGCCGATGGCGGCAGCAAAGAGGAAGTAGAGACAAACGTGCGCGCCTGCTTGGAAGAAGGCTATCGTTATGTCCGCTGCCAAATGGGCTTGTACGGTGGACGCGATCACAAGATCGTGAAGCCGGATAACGCGTTGGACGGTGTTTACTATGATCCAAAGGTATATATGAGAGGTATCGTCGAGATGTTCGAACATCTGCGCAGCACAATAGGCTGGGAAGCAGAACTGATTCATGATATTCATGAACGATTGACACCGATCGATGCGGTAGGTTTTGCCAAACAGCTTGAGAAATTCCAGTTGTTCTATCTGGAGGATGCACTGCCTCCGGAGCAAATCGAATGGTTCAAACTCATTCGCCAACACACAACAACGCCTATCGCGATGGGGGAATTGTTTAATAATCCGAACGAATGGATGCCATTGATCTCAGGACGCTTGATTGACTATATTCGTATCCATGTCAGTCAAATCGGTGGGATCACACCAGCCAAAAAGATGATTTCACTGTGCGAGGCTTATGGCATTCGCACAGCATGGCACGGTCCTGGCGATGTTTCCCCAGTCGGGCATGCGGCTAATGTTCATCTGGATGTCAGCAGCATCAATTTCGGCATTCAGGAATGGAACGGTTTTAAAGACGAAATTCACGAGGTATTCTCGGGTATACCTGAAGCCAGAAACGGATATGTGTACCCGAATGAGAAGCCAGGCCTGGGTATTGACATCGATGAGAAAGTGGCTGCGAAGTTTCCATGTGAGAACGTTGTTCCGGCTTGGACGCTGGCTCGTCTGCCAGATGGCACTTCCGCTCGTCCTTAA
- a CDS encoding ABC transporter permease, with translation METVKKHFFSDLGVMLGRSMRHISRSMDTIITVTIMPIAMMLLFVYVFGGAIQTGTANYVNYLLPGILLIAIASGISYTAFRLFTDVQRGIFERFHSMPISRSTLLWGHVLTSLVSNAISVVVIILIALIMGFRSSAGILSWLAVAGILALFTLALTWVAAIAGLSAKSVDGASAFSYPIIFLPFISSAFVPTESMPSVVRAFAENQPVTSIVEAIRALLSGQPVGNEIWVALAWCVGILIVAYFFAMRVYKKRV, from the coding sequence ATGGAGACGGTAAAGAAACATTTCTTCAGTGATCTGGGCGTTATGCTCGGGCGTTCCATGCGCCATATTTCCCGCAGTATGGACACCATCATCACGGTCACCATCATGCCGATTGCGATGATGCTCCTGTTCGTTTATGTGTTCGGCGGCGCCATTCAAACCGGAACCGCTAACTATGTGAACTACCTATTGCCTGGTATACTATTGATTGCTATTGCCAGCGGTATCTCCTACACGGCATTCCGCCTGTTTACCGATGTGCAGCGGGGCATATTCGAGCGGTTTCACTCCATGCCGATTTCACGTTCCACCCTACTGTGGGGGCATGTGCTTACCTCGCTGGTATCCAACGCCATTTCGGTTGTCGTCATCATTCTCATAGCGTTGATTATGGGCTTTCGTTCGTCGGCGGGGATCCTGTCATGGCTTGCAGTAGCCGGCATACTGGCGCTGTTTACGTTGGCCTTAACTTGGGTCGCGGCAATTGCCGGACTGTCCGCCAAATCGGTGGATGGCGCAAGCGCCTTCTCCTACCCGATTATCTTCCTGCCGTTTATCAGCTCGGCGTTTGTGCCGACCGAGTCGATGCCGTCGGTCGTTCGCGCCTTTGCCGAAAACCAGCCGGTGACCTCGATCGTGGAAGCCATCCGTGCGCTGCTGTCGGGTCAGCCGGTGGGCAATGAGATATGGGTCGCTCTTGCGTGGTGCGTCGGGATTTTGATCGTAGCCTATTTCTTTGCAATGAGGGTGTACAAAAAGCGGGTGTAA
- a CDS encoding winged helix-turn-helix transcriptional regulator has protein sequence MPVQRNECPVEVVFTMLSGRWKIPIYRYLFKNNKPVRYSELLRHLPSISKKILTEQLRELERDGIIDRKAYPEPRPRVEYLLTSSGRSMIVFLDKMSEWGEEHIL, from the coding sequence ATGCCTGTACAGCGAAATGAGTGCCCGGTAGAAGTTGTATTTACGATGTTAAGTGGGAGATGGAAAATTCCGATCTATCGATACTTATTTAAAAATAACAAACCAGTGCGTTATAGTGAATTACTGCGCCATTTACCCTCTATTTCGAAAAAAATCCTAACGGAACAGCTTCGGGAGCTTGAGCGTGACGGAATCATTGACAGGAAAGCATATCCCGAACCCCGGCCAAGAGTAGAATATTTGTTGACTTCTTCCGGAAGATCGATGATTGTTTTTCTTGATAAAATGAGCGAGTGGGGCGAAGAACACATCTTATGA
- a CDS encoding pentapeptide repeat-containing protein, whose protein sequence is MNQKLTNYLNGVFTPYDGVKSVTELKADLLSDLQERYRELRAEGKDDETAFKMTIESIGDIEQTILEVANLSRSLERQVVTNFSASNLAMSDFAGVKAHKGQFNASALRGADFAGADLTGSSFKTSDLREANFDGANLTDCTLTATDLTNVSFNKSILARTNFSVSGMDGAKFTGVKLTDVTLSKTDLRKTIFEGCVFDGVNFEYSDLSGQRFDGQTFIGVKFDKSAVNEVSFRGAILKNVSFQAFFSLTNKYYRAFKTICFDGAVMDKLTYASLKGMGADLSKVTIQ, encoded by the coding sequence ATGAATCAGAAATTGACGAACTATTTGAACGGTGTTTTCACGCCATACGATGGGGTTAAAAGCGTCACTGAATTAAAGGCTGACCTACTCTCCGACTTGCAGGAGCGCTACCGTGAACTCAGAGCTGAGGGCAAGGACGATGAAACAGCGTTTAAGATGACTATTGAAAGTATCGGCGACATCGAGCAAACGATCCTGGAGGTTGCCAACCTCTCCCGCTCGCTGGAACGGCAAGTCGTGACAAACTTTAGTGCAAGCAACCTGGCCATGAGCGACTTTGCAGGCGTTAAGGCCCATAAAGGTCAATTTAATGCCAGCGCGTTACGCGGTGCCGACTTTGCAGGTGCAGACTTGACCGGAAGTTCGTTTAAGACCAGTGATTTACGTGAAGCCAATTTTGACGGCGCAAATCTGACGGACTGTACCCTAACAGCAACTGACCTTACGAATGTAAGCTTCAATAAGTCAATCCTTGCACGCACCAATTTCAGCGTTTCGGGGATGGATGGAGCCAAATTCACAGGTGTAAAACTGACTGACGTCACGTTAAGCAAGACTGACCTTAGAAAAACAATCTTTGAAGGTTGTGTCTTTGATGGTGTGAACTTCGAATATTCCGACCTGAGCGGGCAGCGTTTTGACGGGCAAACCTTTATCGGCGTTAAATTTGACAAATCGGCAGTAAACGAAGTTTCATTTAGGGGCGCTATACTCAAGAATGTGTCTTTTCAGGCGTTCTTCTCATTGACCAATAAGTATTACCGTGCCTTCAAAACCATTTGCTTTGACGGCGCAGTCATGGATAAGCTGACCTATGCTTCGCTTAAAGGCATGGGGGCCGATTTGTCCAAGGTTACTATTCAATAA
- a CDS encoding PhnE/PtxC family ABC transporter permease: MTMEELAMKKPFNKQKTVIRLTMASIVVLTLYAFATFDYKDIQFLDAVISTVHTLTTMFFQPHFKHITFIEAVTYLFITLGLAFLTTLFGAIIALVLGLMAATNLSNPTLSVVVKGIVAFIRAVPTVLWVLIFAVAAGLGSVAAVIGMTFHSVSYLVKTYSESFEELDKGVIEALKASGANWIQIVFQAVLPSSITYLISWTFMRFEINFSVALAMGAAAGAGGIGYDFFMASSYYYDVREIGAITYLILIFAILLEVMAGKIKKKLRVKN, from the coding sequence ATGACCATGGAGGAACTGGCAATGAAGAAGCCGTTCAACAAACAAAAGACAGTGATTCGGCTGACCATGGCGTCAATCGTCGTATTGACGCTATATGCATTCGCAACTTTTGACTATAAGGACATTCAATTTCTAGATGCTGTTATATCGACAGTCCATACGCTTACAACGATGTTCTTTCAGCCGCACTTTAAACACATTACCTTTATCGAAGCGGTTACCTACTTATTTATCACCCTCGGATTGGCATTTCTGACAACGTTGTTCGGCGCTATCATTGCTTTGGTGCTCGGTTTAATGGCCGCCACTAATCTATCCAATCCGACACTTTCCGTCGTCGTGAAAGGCATAGTTGCTTTTATTAGAGCGGTACCAACTGTTCTGTGGGTATTAATTTTTGCCGTTGCTGCGGGATTGGGCAGTGTGGCTGCGGTTATTGGGATGACGTTCCATTCTGTCAGTTATCTCGTGAAAACATATTCGGAATCATTCGAAGAGTTAGATAAAGGAGTCATAGAAGCATTGAAAGCCAGTGGTGCTAATTGGATTCAAATCGTATTTCAAGCCGTTCTGCCTTCGTCGATCACCTATTTGATTTCATGGACGTTTATGCGATTTGAGATCAACTTCTCCGTAGCGTTAGCCATGGGTGCAGCAGCTGGTGCCGGAGGAATTGGGTATGATTTCTTCATGGCTAGCTCCTATTATTATGATGTGAGGGAAATCGGAGCGATTACGTATCTCATTCTGATTTTTGCCATTCTGCTTGAGGTCATGGCCGGAAAGATTAAGAAGAAATTGAGGGTTAAGAATTGA
- a CDS encoding carbohydrate ABC transporter permease: MKHTVSKEQWAGYGFVSPAAIILLLLVTYPLIYGAYISFFNTNLVNIWDFVGIHQYIDIFSNWEFVGKIFLTLKYTFFTVVGHFILGIILALVLNMDLRGRTFFRAILILPWLLPEVVVGLLWKWLFNPMYGLFNYILMDLHLISDPVSWLGDTYFAFIAVTIVCIWKGYPMVMLLVLAGLQSISQDTYEAAKIDGCNRMQSFRYVTVPGLMPVLLVTLILDTVWWFKHFTMIWILTEGGPGDATNVVSIDIFKQAFQYFDFGKAAAMAVIVFFVCFLIGYVYRRVFSSANE, translated from the coding sequence GTGAAGCATACCGTATCGAAAGAGCAGTGGGCTGGTTATGGATTTGTATCACCAGCGGCAATCATTTTGCTGTTGCTGGTGACTTATCCCTTGATCTATGGCGCATATATCAGTTTTTTTAACACTAATCTCGTTAACATATGGGATTTTGTCGGCATTCATCAATATATCGATATTTTCTCTAATTGGGAATTTGTCGGGAAAATCTTTTTAACACTCAAGTATACGTTTTTTACCGTTGTTGGACATTTTATCCTCGGTATTATTCTTGCTTTGGTCTTAAATATGGACCTGCGAGGGCGCACTTTTTTCAGAGCGATTCTGATTCTCCCTTGGCTTCTTCCAGAAGTCGTTGTAGGTCTGCTTTGGAAATGGCTGTTCAACCCGATGTACGGTTTGTTTAATTATATTTTGATGGATCTTCATCTCATTTCTGACCCGGTTTCTTGGCTTGGAGACACTTACTTTGCTTTTATCGCAGTTACCATTGTGTGTATCTGGAAAGGCTATCCAATGGTCATGCTTTTGGTGCTGGCAGGTCTTCAATCCATTTCGCAGGATACCTATGAAGCGGCCAAAATCGATGGTTGTAATCGAATGCAATCTTTCCGTTATGTGACTGTTCCAGGGCTTATGCCAGTGCTGTTAGTAACCTTGATTTTGGATACAGTGTGGTGGTTCAAGCATTTCACGATGATATGGATTTTGACAGAAGGCGGTCCAGGAGACGCTACGAATGTAGTCAGTATCGATATCTTTAAGCAAGCGTTCCAATATTTTGATTTCGGTAAAGCAGCAGCGATGGCTGTCATCGTTTTCTTCGTATGCTTCTTGATCGGATATGTTTATAGGAGGGTGTTCAGCAGTGCCAACGAGTAG
- a CDS encoding ABC transporter substrate-binding protein: MKSKRMIWTSSILALTLGITACSGQKSEAPSAGASTKDKGKGVITLKIMSATQTETPGGPAEKSIADKYMEQHPNVKIEFVGVPMNEMYKKISVLAAASDLPDAFTSTPEFMRTAYGMNITEDLTKLFGADYLKEFYPNMIQESSIDGKLQLLPWTATPQALIYRGDWFEKEGLKAPETWDDFLEAAKKLTKDTKGNGKTDQWGFALIGTRNTSGGTRFLPVLRSFGAEEIRKDASGKWVTDLDTPKAKAALQFYVDLNNKYHVVPPGVTETGFPEAASLMATGKAAMIISGPNAIGTILSQNPELKGKLYSAPIPKKEEHKATFGLLGYSVSAQSKNKEAVADYLKFLVSQENALKMNDVTGTLPTKIEAGKSQQMSTPEKAGFVKALEFAYSTPTFSAYSQFYDIVAEEYQTLLATDSKMTVDSIAKKAADRANELIGKEGK, from the coding sequence ATGAAAAGTAAACGTATGATTTGGACTAGCTCTATCTTGGCGCTAACGCTTGGTATTACCGCGTGCAGTGGACAGAAATCAGAAGCACCATCAGCTGGAGCCAGCACCAAGGACAAAGGAAAAGGTGTAATTACGCTCAAAATCATGTCAGCTACACAAACGGAAACACCAGGGGGACCAGCTGAGAAGTCGATTGCAGATAAATATATGGAACAGCACCCTAATGTCAAAATTGAGTTTGTTGGTGTTCCAATGAATGAAATGTACAAAAAAATATCGGTGCTTGCTGCGGCTTCAGATCTTCCTGATGCATTTACGAGTACACCTGAGTTTATGCGGACTGCTTATGGAATGAACATTACGGAAGACCTGACGAAGCTGTTTGGGGCGGATTATTTAAAAGAGTTTTATCCCAATATGATTCAGGAATCAAGCATTGATGGCAAATTGCAGTTGCTTCCTTGGACAGCGACTCCTCAAGCTTTGATTTACCGAGGGGATTGGTTTGAGAAAGAAGGACTTAAGGCGCCGGAAACGTGGGATGATTTCCTCGAGGCGGCTAAAAAGCTGACGAAGGATACGAAAGGAAATGGAAAAACGGATCAATGGGGATTCGCGCTCATTGGTACGCGCAACACCTCAGGAGGGACTCGTTTCTTGCCTGTACTGCGTTCTTTTGGAGCGGAAGAAATCCGTAAAGATGCAAGCGGCAAATGGGTCACCGATCTAGATACGCCTAAAGCCAAAGCAGCACTGCAATTCTACGTAGATCTAAATAATAAGTACCATGTAGTTCCACCTGGTGTAACGGAAACAGGTTTTCCTGAAGCAGCCAGTTTGATGGCGACAGGTAAAGCAGCGATGATCATTAGCGGCCCGAATGCTATCGGTACGATTTTATCACAAAACCCTGAGCTGAAAGGTAAGCTCTATAGTGCTCCTATACCGAAAAAGGAAGAGCATAAAGCAACATTTGGTTTACTTGGCTATTCCGTATCCGCTCAAAGCAAAAACAAGGAAGCGGTTGCAGATTATTTAAAATTTTTAGTGAGTCAAGAAAATGCCTTGAAAATGAATGATGTAACCGGAACCTTGCCTACGAAGATCGAAGCGGGCAAGAGCCAGCAAATGTCTACTCCTGAAAAAGCAGGCTTTGTGAAGGCATTAGAGTTTGCCTATTCAACGCCTACATTCTCTGCCTATTCACAATTTTATGATATTGTAGCCGAGGAATATCAAACTCTGTTGGCTACCGATTCTAAAATGACGGTGGATTCAATTGCTAAAAAGGCGGCTGACCGTGCAAATGAGCTGATCGGCAAGGAAGGCAAGTAA
- a CDS encoding YhgE/Pip domain-containing protein: protein MNHFFKQKHPYLAIIAVFLVVLLLGLAQLGSTVNPVPKNLPVLLVQADSGAKLPTGQEMNFGKTIQEKLTATPTQSNTVSPLQWTILESEQEAMDAMNREQAYATIVIPADFSSNLISLLSPQPSPSMITVYVNQGMNYNGATMANQVISQMVGGINAQVREQLLNQLAGRSGATLTIEQSKAFASPISVTTKTINTVGANSSNGNAPMVLTQLAWFGAMVTTLLLFTASQKAVQSGSRLHRLGIRASQLVGGVVVTAAAAGSILLVTGQWLGLSIPHTGQIFLFLFFAGFVFFLLQTAVVSWLGMAGVPLFVLVFFFGAPVLSLPPQLLPAFSHDWLYSWIPLRFSIEGLRDLFYFGQGLNISGPIWTLSSIGAVGIVLILLSVLKKHREPAAAKQLEKTTQIALG, encoded by the coding sequence ATGAATCATTTTTTTAAACAAAAACATCCGTATCTCGCTATTATTGCTGTATTTCTTGTGGTTCTTCTGCTAGGTTTAGCGCAGCTTGGATCAACCGTTAATCCTGTACCAAAGAATTTACCCGTACTTCTGGTACAGGCTGATAGCGGTGCAAAACTCCCGACGGGTCAGGAGATGAATTTTGGCAAAACGATTCAGGAGAAATTAACAGCGACTCCCACTCAAAGTAATACGGTGTCTCCTCTGCAATGGACGATTCTGGAAAGTGAGCAAGAAGCCATGGATGCTATGAATCGTGAGCAGGCCTATGCGACAATAGTGATTCCGGCTGATTTTAGTTCCAATCTTATTAGCCTATTATCTCCTCAACCCTCCCCATCTATGATTACTGTCTATGTTAATCAGGGCATGAACTATAACGGAGCAACCATGGCAAACCAAGTCATCAGCCAGATGGTTGGCGGAATAAACGCACAAGTCAGAGAACAACTGCTCAATCAACTGGCTGGGCGCAGCGGTGCTACACTTACGATTGAACAGTCCAAAGCATTCGCTTCACCGATTTCAGTCACAACAAAAACAATCAATACGGTAGGGGCTAACAGTTCGAATGGCAACGCCCCTATGGTTCTGACTCAGCTTGCATGGTTCGGAGCCATGGTAACTACTCTACTTCTTTTCACGGCTTCGCAGAAAGCTGTTCAATCAGGTTCCCGTCTGCATCGTCTAGGAATCCGGGCATCTCAGCTCGTAGGCGGGGTTGTCGTCACCGCGGCAGCAGCGGGCAGTATATTGCTGGTTACAGGGCAGTGGCTCGGCTTATCCATTCCCCATACAGGGCAAATCTTTTTGTTTCTATTCTTCGCCGGGTTCGTCTTCTTCCTGCTGCAAACAGCCGTGGTAAGCTGGCTTGGGATGGCAGGGGTACCGCTATTTGTACTTGTCTTTTTCTTTGGTGCTCCAGTTCTTTCTCTGCCGCCGCAGCTGCTTCCGGCCTTCAGCCATGATTGGCTCTACTCGTGGATACCACTTCGATTTTCTATAGAAGGTCTACGCGATCTGTTCTATTTCGGCCAAGGATTGAATATCAGTGGACCTATATGGACTCTAAGCTCCATTGGTGCTGTTGGCATTGTGCTCATTCTCTTGTCCGTTCTCAAAAAGCATCGGGAACCTGCTGCAGCTAAACAGTTAGAAAAAACAACGCAAATTGCCTTAGGCTAG
- a CDS encoding carbohydrate ABC transporter permease codes for MPTSRGKNLLFNSSMYAILIFASLLVLIPVLWMLSTALKPAQEVMVTPPQWIPEHISFEAFSRIWKDYPFGTYFMNSTYIVLVSTGISLVFSALAGYGASRFNFRGKGSFLTFLLITQMFPSIMLLIPFYKVLQKLGLIDTHLGLIVVYISFSIPFCTWMMLGFFQGIPKELDEAAKIDGCGKIRTFVQIILPLSLPGLAATAIYSLIVGWNEYMFAFILTTSDNMKTLPVGIGQLNGFYKIVWNDLMAASIVSSLPLIILFLFLQKYFISSLTAGAVKQ; via the coding sequence GTGCCAACGAGTAGAGGGAAAAATTTGTTGTTCAACTCTTCCATGTACGCCATTTTGATCTTTGCTTCACTGCTTGTTTTGATTCCTGTTTTGTGGATGCTGTCTACCGCGTTAAAACCAGCACAGGAAGTTATGGTGACTCCACCTCAGTGGATTCCGGAGCATATTTCATTCGAAGCATTCTCAAGAATCTGGAAGGACTATCCTTTCGGCACGTACTTTATGAACAGCACGTATATCGTGCTTGTGTCAACCGGTATTTCATTAGTATTCTCTGCCTTGGCGGGATATGGGGCATCGCGGTTCAACTTTCGGGGAAAAGGGTCATTTCTGACGTTTTTGCTCATTACTCAGATGTTCCCATCCATTATGCTGTTGATTCCTTTCTATAAAGTGCTGCAGAAGTTAGGTTTGATTGACACGCATTTAGGCCTAATCGTCGTGTATATTTCATTTTCTATCCCATTTTGTACGTGGATGATGTTAGGATTTTTCCAAGGGATACCCAAAGAACTGGATGAAGCAGCGAAAATTGACGGCTGCGGCAAGATTCGTACGTTTGTGCAGATTATTTTGCCATTGTCTTTACCAGGATTGGCTGCAACGGCTATTTATTCGCTTATCGTCGGATGGAATGAGTACATGTTTGCCTTCATTCTCACGACCTCTGATAATATGAAGACCTTGCCGGTTGGAATCGGGCAGTTGAACGGATTTTATAAAATCGTCTGGAATGATCTAATGGCAGCATCGATTGTTTCCAGTTTGCCTTTGATTATTTTGTTCCTTTTCTTGCAAAAGTATTTTATTAGCAGTCTGACAGCAGGAGCTGTAAAACAATAG
- a CDS encoding ABC transporter ATP-binding protein yields MQNSIQVTGLQKSYKQLQVLKGVDFEVEKGSIFALLGSNGAGKTTVVKILTTLLKQDSGTATVNGFDVASKPENVRQAISLTGQFAAVDEILTGRENLIMIAKLRYLKNPRQVADDLLKRFGLTDAADRRASTYSGGMRRRLDIALSLVGKPQIIFLDEPTTGLDPEARIEVWKIVKELADGGTTVLLTTQYLEEAEQLADRIAILHEGKIIASGTLSDLKKLFPSAKVEYVEKQPTLEEIFLAIIGKKEGK; encoded by the coding sequence ATGCAAAACTCTATTCAAGTAACAGGGTTGCAAAAGTCCTACAAACAACTTCAAGTCCTAAAAGGTGTAGATTTCGAGGTTGAAAAAGGTAGTATTTTCGCCTTGCTTGGCTCTAATGGAGCTGGCAAGACAACGGTTGTCAAAATCCTCACCACCCTGCTCAAACAAGACAGCGGAACCGCCACCGTCAACGGATTCGATGTTGCTTCAAAACCCGAGAATGTGCGGCAGGCGATCAGCCTGACTGGGCAGTTTGCCGCGGTGGACGAAATTTTGACCGGACGGGAAAATCTGATCATGATTGCGAAGCTGCGATATCTCAAGAACCCGCGCCAGGTTGCGGACGACTTGCTTAAGCGCTTCGGTCTGACAGACGCCGCCGACCGCAGGGCGTCTACTTATTCGGGCGGTATGCGCCGCAGGCTTGACATCGCCTTGAGCCTTGTAGGAAAACCGCAGATCATTTTCCTCGACGAGCCGACTACCGGGCTTGACCCCGAGGCACGCATCGAGGTTTGGAAGATTGTCAAGGAGCTGGCTGATGGCGGCACGACGGTACTCCTAACCACGCAGTATTTGGAGGAAGCTGAGCAGCTTGCCGACCGAATTGCCATTCTGCACGAGGGTAAGATTATCGCTAGCGGCACACTTTCGGATCTCAAAAAGCTGTTCCCATCCGCCAAGGTGGAGTATGTTGAAAAGCAGCCGACATTAGAGGAAATATTCCTCGCAATCATCGGTAAAAAGGAGGGAAAATAA